Proteins encoded within one genomic window of Aurantiacibacter spongiae:
- a CDS encoding DUF2460 domain-containing protein: MAYWLASDPAGHETDTIQRFDPRFWTIDFPRPEMATVFTLAPDALRVTCDFQHRDALVGLIWESEDRYDHPLLAYESDRDYGYTTLSFDWQSSAGILPLDRVHGPTLTIEGRDAAGVPRSWYVRLWNYAAGTAVEARITLPFDDLRDGWDGTGERVHPHDIDRMFISLVPPGYDPADHALLAEHGIGQITLRNIRCDGDRSMLGVGDVMVPPHGTGMATAYDDSYNLTPERVVRNIMQLGYRGRVVHYVGMSHYFQLVHAAGGALLVDPAGTICAPCRQWHMAYFASCKAVGLQPVASLSYELFDAHCPGDWKQRAFDGSPALTGWEPPSTLLSPASDAAMRWLQDVAAGFCALFRLRDVPVEFQIGEPWWWIAPGAGICLYDSGIRAIRSDTPEIADLIAPLEVAQRDFLDWAGDMLGRSVIALRDRVLTETGGGAVTHLLLFTPTLLDPERPDLRRALLSDRWRYPAFDRLQLEDYDWLTGGAEALRRNGYAAMDAALGYPVESQDYLAGFVLRPADAERFWRLIDAGLDEATARGVGRTFVWALPQVARDGYVRLPLSPENLVNPFDDVLYPLALGRDAGVSPEFSTSIALTASGHERRNSQWSDARLHYDVGPGIRSHAELGILLEFYRARRGPARGFRLEDPFDFSSSGLTGTPTATDQLIGTSDGLTATFRLVKSYGGGSEPQQRIITRPRAGTIIVSVDGTTSSAWTLEEGGRIVFRDAPPAGAAIRAGFLFDVPVRFAEDRLDITGATFAAGEAPSVPLIELREAV, encoded by the coding sequence ATGGCATACTGGCTCGCCTCCGACCCTGCAGGGCACGAAACCGATACCATTCAGCGCTTCGACCCGCGTTTCTGGACCATTGATTTTCCGCGCCCGGAAATGGCCACGGTCTTCACCCTCGCACCCGACGCGCTGCGCGTGACCTGCGACTTTCAGCACCGCGATGCGCTGGTCGGCCTGATCTGGGAAAGCGAGGATCGCTACGATCACCCGTTGCTCGCCTACGAGAGCGACCGCGACTACGGCTACACCACGCTGTCGTTCGACTGGCAATCCAGCGCCGGCATCCTCCCGCTCGACCGCGTTCACGGCCCGACGCTCACGATCGAGGGACGCGATGCGGCGGGGGTGCCACGCAGCTGGTACGTGCGGCTGTGGAACTATGCGGCGGGCACGGCTGTCGAAGCGCGCATCACCTTGCCCTTCGACGACCTGCGTGACGGATGGGATGGAACCGGCGAGCGCGTCCATCCCCATGACATCGACCGGATGTTCATCTCGCTGGTCCCGCCCGGCTACGATCCGGCCGATCATGCGCTGCTGGCGGAACACGGCATCGGCCAGATCACCTTGCGAAACATCCGCTGCGACGGCGATCGCTCGATGCTCGGCGTCGGCGACGTCATGGTTCCGCCGCACGGTACCGGAATGGCCACCGCCTACGACGACAGCTACAACCTCACGCCAGAGCGTGTGGTGCGCAACATCATGCAGCTCGGCTACCGGGGACGGGTCGTCCATTATGTCGGGATGAGCCACTACTTCCAGCTGGTCCACGCGGCGGGCGGGGCGTTGCTGGTCGATCCGGCGGGCACGATCTGCGCACCGTGCCGGCAATGGCACATGGCCTATTTCGCGTCCTGCAAGGCGGTCGGCCTGCAGCCCGTCGCATCCCTTTCCTACGAACTGTTCGACGCCCATTGTCCCGGGGACTGGAAGCAGAGAGCGTTCGACGGCAGCCCCGCGCTGACCGGCTGGGAGCCGCCCTCCACGTTGCTGTCCCCCGCCTCCGATGCCGCCATGCGCTGGCTGCAGGACGTGGCCGCGGGATTTTGCGCGCTGTTCCGTTTGCGCGACGTGCCGGTCGAATTCCAGATCGGCGAGCCGTGGTGGTGGATCGCCCCCGGCGCAGGCATCTGCCTCTACGATTCCGGCATACGGGCCATCCGTTCGGACACGCCGGAGATCGCTGACCTGATCGCGCCGCTGGAAGTTGCGCAGCGCGACTTTCTCGACTGGGCGGGCGACATGCTCGGTCGTTCGGTCATCGCCCTGCGCGACCGCGTTCTGACCGAGACGGGCGGCGGGGCGGTGACGCATCTGCTGCTGTTCACCCCGACCCTTCTCGATCCCGAGCGGCCGGATCTGCGCCGCGCGCTGCTGTCGGACAGATGGCGCTATCCGGCCTTCGACCGGTTGCAGCTGGAGGATTACGACTGGCTGACCGGAGGGGCCGAGGCGCTGCGCCGCAACGGGTACGCGGCGATGGACGCGGCGCTCGGCTATCCGGTCGAGAGCCAGGATTACCTTGCCGGTTTTGTGCTGCGACCCGCGGATGCGGAGCGCTTCTGGCGGTTGATAGACGCAGGGCTGGACGAGGCGACGGCCCGCGGCGTGGGCCGCACCTTCGTCTGGGCGCTGCCGCAGGTCGCGCGGGACGGATATGTCCGCCTGCCCCTTTCACCGGAGAATCTTGTGAACCCTTTCGACGATGTACTCTATCCGCTCGCGCTGGGGCGCGATGCCGGGGTAAGCCCCGAATTCTCGACCAGCATCGCCTTGACGGCCTCGGGCCACGAACGGCGCAACAGCCAGTGGAGCGATGCGCGGCTGCACTACGACGTCGGACCGGGCATCCGCAGCCACGCCGAGCTTGGCATACTGCTCGAATTCTATCGCGCCCGTCGCGGTCCGGCGCGCGGCTTCCGGCTGGAGGACCCGTTCGACTTCAGTTCCAGCGGGCTGACCGGCACGCCCACGGCGACCGACCAGCTCATCGGCACGAGCGACGGGCTGACGGCCACGTTCCGACTCGTCAAATCCTACGGCGGCGGCTCCGAACCGCAGCAGCGCATCATCACCCGCCCCCGCGCAGGCACGATCATCGTCAGCGTCGACGGTACGACCAGCAGCGCCTGGACGCTGGAAGAGGGCGGCCGGATCGTGTTCCGCGACGCGCCGCCCGCAGGCGCGGCCATCAGGGCGGGTTTCCTGTTCGACGTGCCGGTGCGCTTTGCCGAGGATCGGCTCGACATCACCGGCGCAACCTTCGCCGCCGGCGAAGCGCCGTCAGTGCCACTGATCGAACTGCGCGAGGCGGTATGA
- a CDS encoding DUF2163 domain-containing protein, which translates to MSRTFFAGELDNVATFWRVQRRDGVLLGFTSHDRDLTTGGITYRSAPGMVPSAIRRTADLDRDSVEVRGVLAHDALSAQDLADGRFAGARIAIGVIDWQTGETATLFHGELGSVTQEDGRFEAELRSAKASLEADLVPRTSPTCRAAFCDKACQLSPARFTHAARLSGIETAENRVRFDVAPDGDAMLHGQVRWIDGPHAGLAMTVLEAGADGLVLDIPLAETLSAGVHAILREGCDHTIATCAGRFGNAANFQGEPFLPGNDLLARYPAASR; encoded by the coding sequence ATGAGTCGGACCTTTTTCGCCGGCGAACTGGACAACGTCGCGACGTTCTGGCGGGTCCAGCGGCGTGACGGCGTGCTGTTGGGCTTTACCAGCCACGACCGCGACCTGACGACTGGCGGCATCACCTATCGCAGCGCACCGGGCATGGTGCCATCGGCGATTCGCCGCACCGCGGACCTCGACCGCGACAGCGTGGAGGTGCGCGGAGTACTCGCCCACGACGCTCTCTCGGCGCAGGATCTGGCCGATGGCCGCTTCGCCGGCGCGCGGATCGCGATCGGCGTGATCGACTGGCAGACTGGCGAAACCGCCACTCTCTTCCACGGCGAACTGGGAAGCGTAACGCAGGAAGACGGACGCTTCGAAGCGGAATTGCGCTCCGCCAAGGCTAGCCTCGAGGCGGACCTCGTACCGCGCACCAGCCCGACCTGTCGCGCCGCATTCTGCGACAAGGCGTGCCAGCTGAGCCCGGCGCGCTTCACCCACGCGGCGCGGCTGTCCGGAATAGAAACGGCCGAAAACCGCGTCCGGTTCGATGTCGCGCCGGATGGCGATGCCATGCTGCACGGGCAGGTACGCTGGATCGACGGGCCTCACGCCGGCCTTGCGATGACCGTGCTCGAAGCGGGCGCCGATGGCCTCGTGCTGGACATCCCGCTCGCGGAGACGTTGTCCGCCGGCGTGCATGCGATCCTGCGCGAAGGGTGCGACCACACTATCGCAACCTGCGCCGGACGGTTCGGCAACGCCGCCAACTTCCAGGGCGAGCCGTTCCTGCCCGGCAACGATCTGCTCGCGCGCTATCCCGCGGCGTCGCGATGA
- a CDS encoding NlpC/P60 family protein: MTPGPEAFAEAARGMTGAPFRWLGRDPRTGLDCLGLVAASLTAIGIAVPPLPRYAARIIAIDRLTALLPQVGLAPATGPDRIGDVLLLQPGPAQYHLAIRASPGTIVHAHAGLRRVTESPAPAPWPIVARWRLS, encoded by the coding sequence ATGACGCCCGGACCCGAGGCCTTTGCCGAGGCCGCCCGGGGAATGACGGGTGCACCGTTTCGCTGGCTTGGCCGCGACCCTAGGACGGGTCTCGATTGCCTCGGGCTGGTCGCTGCGTCCCTGACGGCCATCGGGATCGCAGTCCCCCCGCTCCCGCGCTATGCCGCCAGGATCATCGCCATCGACCGCCTGACCGCGCTCCTGCCGCAGGTGGGTCTCGCCCCCGCGACAGGCCCGGACCGGATTGGCGATGTGCTGCTGCTGCAACCCGGCCCGGCGCAGTATCACCTGGCGATCCGCGCCTCGCCCGGCACCATCGTTCATGCCCATGCCGGCCTGCGCCGCGTCACCGAGAGCCCCGCGCCCGCGCCCTGGCCGATCGTTGCGCGCTGGCGCCTTTCCTGA
- a CDS encoding phage tail protein — protein MATLVLTAVGTAIGGPLGGALGSLVGSRIDGALFAPADREGSRLRELAVTTSSYGSPVPRHFGTMRASGTIIWATDLVESSEETGGGKGRGSTTTYSYSISFAVALASRPIRAVRRIWADGNLLRGTAGDLKVAGTLRVYEGRRDQPVDPLIASAEGISCPAFRGLAYCVFEDLQLAEFGNRIPALTFEIVADDGDVSLAQMIAPAAPVAAVHRDLTALIGYSDEGGPVLGLLSSVDRLYPIACDAGGETLAISDGAPEGGPVAALPPPVVDTTGDAFGRTQGRSIQLRADSRSVPEGLRYYDIARDYQPGLQRAGGRARSGGQRLIEFPGALRASDAQRLADDAAQRADTAQERLSWRIAELDPALTPGAIVAVPDRPGRWRIEGWGWRETGVELDLRRLPWHRAKARAVDAGQALAPPDLVATPTLLQAYELP, from the coding sequence ATGGCTACACTCGTACTCACCGCCGTCGGCACGGCCATCGGCGGTCCGCTCGGCGGGGCGCTCGGTTCGCTCGTCGGCAGCCGTATAGACGGCGCCCTGTTCGCCCCCGCCGACCGCGAAGGATCGCGTCTTCGCGAACTCGCCGTCACGACGTCGAGCTACGGTTCTCCCGTTCCACGCCATTTCGGCACCATGCGCGCATCCGGCACGATCATCTGGGCAACCGATCTCGTCGAATCGAGCGAGGAAACGGGCGGAGGCAAGGGCCGCGGGTCGACCACCACCTACAGCTACTCGATTTCCTTCGCGGTGGCGCTCGCCAGCCGGCCCATCCGCGCGGTGCGCCGCATCTGGGCGGACGGGAACCTGCTGCGCGGCACCGCGGGCGATCTGAAGGTCGCGGGCACCTTGCGCGTTTACGAAGGTCGCCGCGATCAGCCGGTCGATCCGCTCATCGCCTCGGCCGAGGGCATATCGTGTCCGGCCTTCCGCGGCCTCGCTTATTGCGTGTTCGAGGATCTGCAGCTGGCGGAATTCGGCAACCGTATACCGGCGCTCACCTTCGAGATCGTCGCCGATGACGGTGATGTCAGCCTGGCGCAGATGATCGCCCCCGCGGCTCCGGTCGCTGCGGTGCACCGCGACCTGACCGCGCTCATCGGCTATTCGGACGAGGGCGGCCCGGTGCTCGGCCTCCTGTCCTCGGTCGACCGGTTGTATCCGATCGCCTGCGACGCGGGCGGCGAAACCCTGGCGATTTCCGACGGGGCGCCCGAAGGCGGGCCGGTTGCCGCCCTTCCGCCCCCCGTCGTCGATACGACCGGCGACGCCTTTGGCCGCACGCAGGGCCGCAGCATTCAGCTTCGCGCCGATTCCCGTTCGGTACCGGAGGGATTGCGCTACTACGACATCGCGCGCGACTATCAGCCCGGACTGCAACGCGCCGGCGGACGGGCACGCAGTGGCGGGCAGCGACTCATCGAATTTCCCGGCGCGCTGCGGGCCTCCGACGCGCAGCGCCTCGCGGATGACGCGGCGCAGCGGGCGGATACGGCGCAGGAGCGGCTGTCCTGGCGTATCGCCGAACTCGACCCGGCCTTGACCCCCGGCGCGATCGTGGCGGTCCCTGACCGGCCGGGCCGCTGGCGGATCGAGGGCTGGGGATGGCGCGAAACCGGCGTGGAACTCGATCTGCGCCGGCTTCCATGGCACCGCGCGAAAGCGCGTGCGGTCGATGCGGGACAGGCGCTCGCTCCGCCCGACCTCGTCGCCACGCCCACCCTGCTCCAGGCCTACGAACTCCCCTAG
- a CDS encoding GTA baseplate fiber-binding domain-containing protein: MFGKTLGALPPSSAVLLDRLAVMEIELVAADFALRSCTSEDLAGGANRALIGEEVIQFLEAAPLGERRWRLSGLLRGRGGTEHRAVLGADARSPFVLLDDRPNALDPDIVGSAGMLAAIGLADTDPVLAPIANAGLSRTPLAPVHPRRFRLPAGGMTLAWTRRARGAWRWTDGADVPLVEDSESYEIGVGAPDRPDLGWQVSEPTLALSPATLENLRRDHSGKPLWVRQIGSFARSQPLLLLTID; the protein is encoded by the coding sequence GTGTTCGGCAAGACCCTCGGCGCCCTGCCGCCCTCCAGCGCGGTGCTGCTCGACCGCCTGGCGGTAATGGAAATCGAACTGGTCGCGGCGGATTTCGCCCTGCGGTCCTGCACGAGCGAGGATCTTGCCGGCGGCGCCAATCGCGCGCTTATCGGTGAGGAGGTGATACAATTCCTCGAGGCCGCTCCGCTGGGAGAGCGCCGCTGGAGGCTTTCCGGCCTGCTTCGCGGTCGCGGCGGAACCGAGCATCGTGCCGTCCTGGGTGCGGACGCCCGGAGCCCTTTCGTGTTGCTCGACGACCGGCCCAATGCCCTCGATCCCGACATTGTCGGCTCCGCCGGGATGCTGGCCGCCATCGGGCTTGCGGATACTGATCCGGTGCTCGCCCCCATCGCCAATGCGGGCCTGAGCCGGACGCCGCTGGCCCCGGTTCACCCGCGCCGGTTCCGGCTGCCCGCGGGCGGCATGACGCTCGCCTGGACCCGGCGTGCGCGCGGGGCGTGGCGCTGGACGGACGGCGCCGACGTCCCCCTCGTCGAGGACAGCGAAAGCTACGAGATCGGCGTGGGCGCGCCGGACCGGCCGGATCTCGGCTGGCAGGTGTCCGAACCCACGCTCGCTCTGTCCCCAGCTACGCTCGAAAACCTCCGCCGGGATCATTCCGGCAAGCCGCTCTGGGTACGTCAGATCGGCAGCTTCGCGCGTTCGCAACCCCTGCTCCTTCTCACCATCGATTGA
- a CDS encoding DUF2793 domain-containing protein, which produces MTDPVTYQSATARHALPNLFAGQAQKEFTVNEALALIDALLHPVIEGEADTPPTSPENGECWLVGAGATGAWIGRDGRIACRQAGTWLFAAPVTGMTVLDLQSLQLMRFDGDWRRAVRPPRACGRSGRRRGGANGDRRTDRGPRRGWRHSARMTDPLRP; this is translated from the coding sequence ATGACCGATCCCGTCACTTACCAATCCGCTACCGCCCGCCATGCCTTGCCCAACCTGTTCGCGGGGCAGGCGCAGAAGGAGTTCACGGTCAACGAGGCGCTGGCGCTGATAGACGCCCTGCTGCATCCGGTTATCGAGGGCGAGGCGGATACCCCGCCCACCTCGCCGGAAAACGGCGAATGCTGGCTGGTAGGGGCCGGCGCGACCGGCGCCTGGATCGGTCGGGACGGCCGCATCGCCTGCCGGCAGGCCGGCACGTGGCTGTTTGCCGCGCCCGTGACCGGAATGACCGTGCTCGACTTGCAATCGCTGCAGCTCATGCGCTTTGATGGCGACTGGCGCCGCGCCGTCCGCCCCCCCCGCGCCTGCGGGCGGAGCGGTCGTCGACGCGGAGGCGCGAACGGCGATCGCCGAACTGATCGAGGCCCTCGCCGCGGCTGGCGTCATTCCGCCCGGATGACGGACCCTTTGCGGCCGTGA
- a CDS encoding superoxide dismutase family protein, with protein sequence MNRMTLALAGLAAVSTAGCQTAYENTADEIGTATIENRAGQQVGIARMYSLGGEVTMTASFNGLPDGTHAIHLHQTGNCSAQDFTSAGGHLNPGNNQHGTRNPQGAHLGDLPNFAVENGVGTVSTILRGTRDRIAPAIFDTDGTAIVVHESEDDYRTDPAGDAGSRIACGVVRRG encoded by the coding sequence ATGAACCGCATGACGCTCGCCCTTGCAGGCCTCGCCGCCGTCTCGACCGCCGGTTGCCAGACGGCCTACGAGAACACCGCCGACGAGATCGGCACCGCCACCATCGAGAACCGCGCCGGTCAGCAGGTCGGGATCGCCCGTATGTATTCGCTGGGCGGAGAGGTTACGATGACGGCCTCGTTCAACGGCCTGCCCGACGGTACGCACGCAATTCACCTGCATCAGACGGGCAATTGCAGCGCACAGGATTTCACCTCCGCCGGCGGCCACCTCAACCCCGGCAACAACCAGCATGGCACCCGCAATCCGCAGGGCGCGCATCTCGGCGACCTTCCCAATTTCGCTGTCGAGAACGGCGTCGGAACGGTCAGCACGATCCTGCGCGGAACGCGCGACCGGATCGCTCCTGCCATCTTCGACACCGACGGCACCGCCATCGTGGTGCATGAAAGCGAAGACGACTATCGCACTGATCCCGCCGGGGACGCAGGCAGCCGTATCGCCTGCGGCGTGGTGCGGCGCGGTTAG
- the queC gene encoding 7-cyano-7-deazaguanine synthase QueC, translating into MTDTPAATAVVLLSGGLDSMVSAALAREDGFEVAALSIDYGQRHKRELQSARAIAHRLGVKRHVVLPLDLRQFGGSALTADIDVPKDGVGEEIPVTYVPARNLVFLALTTAFAESCGSRDIFIGVNALDYSGYPDCRPEFIASFAETARLGTKQGMEDGAFAIHAPLQHLTKADIARECARLNLDPAWSWSCYDPAPSGEACGLCDSCRLRIRGFAEAGVADATRYAAAPR; encoded by the coding sequence ATGACCGACACGCCCGCCGCCACCGCCGTCGTCCTGCTGTCCGGCGGGCTCGATTCGATGGTGAGCGCAGCCCTCGCGCGGGAGGACGGCTTCGAGGTCGCCGCGCTGTCGATCGATTACGGGCAGCGCCATAAGCGCGAACTGCAATCGGCGAGGGCGATCGCGCATAGGCTAGGGGTGAAGAGGCATGTCGTCCTTCCGCTAGACCTGCGACAATTCGGCGGGTCGGCGCTCACGGCCGATATCGACGTGCCGAAGGACGGCGTGGGGGAGGAGATTCCGGTAACCTACGTCCCGGCGCGCAATCTCGTCTTCCTCGCGCTCACCACCGCCTTCGCCGAAAGTTGCGGGTCGCGAGACATCTTCATCGGTGTGAACGCGCTCGATTATTCGGGCTATCCCGATTGCCGCCCCGAATTCATCGCCAGCTTCGCCGAAACCGCCCGGCTCGGCACGAAGCAGGGAATGGAGGATGGAGCCTTCGCGATCCACGCGCCGCTCCAGCATCTTACCAAGGCAGACATCGCCCGCGAATGCGCCCGCCTAAATCTCGATCCGGCGTGGAGCTGGTCATGCTACGACCCGGCCCCGTCGGGGGAAGCTTGCGGGCTGTGCGATTCGTGCCGCCTGCGCATCCGGGGATTTGCCGAGGCGGGGGTGGCGGACGCCACGCGTTACGCAGCAGCGCCCCGGTAG
- the hslO gene encoding Hsp33 family molecular chaperone HslO produces the protein MRGMNNTQSQTFSDQLLAFAIPGRNSRGRVVRLGPVLENILAAHDYPKAIRHALAEALVLTALMGGLLKEDDDQLTVQIQSRGGIASLLVCDYRAGMLRGYVQHDAERVAYAGASPTLQTLFGSGHLAITFDIARTGKRYQGIVPLEGASLSRAVENYFFQSEQVPTLIRTAISDGPEGTLAAGLLVQHMPEGEEGRERLHVQLDHPEWEHVEVLAGSLRHEELVERSLPLEEIVWRLYHEEDRVLINPGTELAKGCRCSESYYEQVLARFPKEDRREMVNEDGIILVDCAFCSKQFAIQD, from the coding sequence ATGCGCGGGATGAACAATACGCAGAGTCAGACTTTTTCCGATCAATTGCTGGCATTCGCCATTCCTGGCCGCAACAGTCGCGGCCGCGTCGTGCGACTGGGGCCGGTGCTCGAGAATATCCTCGCGGCGCACGACTATCCCAAGGCGATCCGCCATGCACTTGCCGAGGCTTTGGTGTTGACGGCGCTGATGGGCGGTCTGCTGAAGGAGGACGACGATCAGCTGACCGTGCAGATCCAGTCCAGGGGCGGAATTGCGAGCCTGCTGGTGTGCGATTATCGCGCGGGGATGCTGCGCGGCTATGTCCAGCACGATGCGGAGCGGGTGGCCTATGCCGGAGCCAGCCCGACCTTGCAGACCCTGTTCGGCAGCGGACATCTGGCGATCACCTTCGATATTGCCCGCACCGGCAAGCGCTATCAGGGCATCGTACCGCTGGAGGGTGCCTCGCTCTCTCGCGCGGTCGAGAACTACTTCTTCCAGAGCGAGCAGGTTCCGACCCTCATCCGCACCGCGATCAGCGACGGACCGGAGGGCACGCTGGCCGCCGGCCTGCTGGTGCAGCACATGCCCGAGGGCGAGGAAGGACGCGAAAGGTTGCACGTGCAGCTCGATCATCCCGAATGGGAGCATGTCGAGGTGCTGGCCGGCAGCCTGCGCCACGAGGAACTGGTCGAACGGTCACTGCCGTTGGAAGAAATCGTCTGGCGGCTCTACCATGAAGAGGACAGGGTCCTGATCAATCCGGGAACGGAGCTGGCGAAGGGATGCCGTTGTTCGGAGAGCTATTACGAGCAGGTGCTGGCGCGCTTTCCCAAGGAAGACCGGCGCGAAATGGTGAACGAAGACGGGATAATCCTGGTCGACTGCGCGTTTTGTTCGAAGCAGTTTGCCATTCAGGACTGA
- the argF gene encoding ornithine carbamoyltransferase, producing the protein MTGVAAAQGPLVRHFTDLAAAGGEAIAAMLVDALDRKAERRGWPKGRPDADAPLDRHVLGMVFEKSSTRTRVSFDIAMRQLGGSAIILDAGTSQLGRGESVADTARVLSRMADAIMVRTDDHAKIEEMAHHADVPVINGLTDRSHPCQIVADLLTIIEHGKALPGLDVAWLGDGNNVLHSILEAAGLLRFNVRVGTPSGFAPDAEFVDRARRAGSQVMLTQDAAAAASGADVVVTDTWVSMGQDHAARKLAAMEPYRVDAALMGRAKPDAIFLHCLPAHVGEEVSEEVFEGPQSVVFDEAENRIHAQKSILRWCFGQIA; encoded by the coding sequence ATGACCGGGGTTGCCGCGGCGCAAGGACCGCTAGTTCGCCATTTCACCGACCTTGCCGCCGCGGGCGGCGAGGCCATAGCGGCGATGCTGGTCGATGCGCTGGACCGCAAGGCGGAACGGCGCGGCTGGCCCAAGGGCAGGCCCGATGCGGACGCGCCGCTCGACCGGCACGTGCTGGGCATGGTGTTCGAAAAAAGCTCCACCCGCACGCGCGTCAGTTTCGATATCGCCATGCGCCAGCTCGGCGGTTCGGCCATCATTCTCGACGCCGGTACCTCGCAACTGGGGCGGGGGGAGAGCGTCGCCGATACCGCGCGGGTGCTCAGCCGTATGGCCGATGCGATCATGGTGCGAACCGACGATCATGCCAAGATCGAGGAAATGGCGCACCATGCCGACGTACCCGTCATCAACGGGCTGACCGACCGCTCCCATCCGTGCCAGATCGTCGCCGACCTGCTGACGATCATCGAGCATGGCAAGGCGCTGCCGGGGTTGGACGTCGCCTGGCTGGGCGACGGCAACAACGTGCTGCACTCGATCCTGGAAGCGGCAGGGCTGCTGAGGTTCAACGTGCGGGTCGGCACGCCTTCGGGGTTTGCACCGGATGCCGAATTCGTCGACAGGGCGCGCCGGGCCGGCTCGCAGGTTATGCTGACGCAGGACGCTGCCGCCGCCGCCAGCGGGGCGGATGTCGTCGTCACCGACACCTGGGTGTCGATGGGGCAGGACCATGCGGCTCGCAAACTGGCCGCAATGGAGCCCTACCGCGTCGATGCGGCTTTGATGGGCCGGGCGAAACCGGACGCGATCTTCCTTCACTGCCTGCCCGCGCATGTCGGCGAGGAAGTGAGCGAAGAGGTGTTCGAAGGGCCGCAATCGGTCGTGTTCGACGAGGCGGAAAACCGCATCCATGCGCAGAAATCCATCCTGCGCTGGTGCTTCGGGCAGATCGCCTGA
- a CDS encoding aspartate aminotransferase family protein produces the protein MSITPLMPVYPRCGVRPVRGDNCHLIDEDGTRYLDFAAGIAVNLLGHSHPGLIGAIQEQAGTLMHVSNLYGSPQGEALAQRLVDATFADTVFFTNSGAEAVECAIKTARAYHQAGGNEERFELITFKNAFHGRTMATISASNQDKMHKGFNPLLPGFRYVEFDDLEGAKAAVGPNIAGFLVEPVQGEGGIRVASQAFMRGLRDLADEHDLMLVLDEVQCGVARTGTLYAHEQFGIEPDVMATAKGIGGGFPLGACLATEKAARGMTFGTHGSTYGGNPLAMAAGQAVMEEVANDAFLAAVREKGERLRSRLEQFIGNYPDLFEEVRGLGLMLGLKMKVEPRPFMQHLRDDHQLLTVAAGDHTLRLLPPLVIGDAEMDEFIEKLSAGAAAYRVPEPA, from the coding sequence ATGTCGATCACCCCGCTCATGCCCGTCTATCCGCGTTGCGGCGTGCGTCCGGTGCGCGGGGACAACTGCCATCTGATCGACGAGGACGGCACGCGCTATCTCGATTTCGCGGCCGGGATCGCGGTGAACCTGCTCGGCCATTCGCATCCGGGCCTGATCGGCGCGATCCAGGAACAGGCCGGCACGCTGATGCACGTCAGCAACCTCTATGGCAGTCCACAGGGCGAGGCACTGGCGCAGCGGCTGGTCGATGCGACCTTCGCCGACACGGTGTTCTTCACCAATTCGGGGGCGGAGGCCGTCGAATGCGCGATCAAGACCGCGCGCGCCTATCACCAGGCCGGCGGAAACGAGGAGCGCTTCGAGCTCATCACCTTCAAGAACGCCTTTCACGGCCGCACGATGGCAACCATCAGCGCGTCCAATCAGGACAAGATGCACAAGGGCTTCAATCCCCTGCTGCCCGGCTTCCGTTATGTCGAATTCGACGATCTGGAGGGCGCGAAGGCGGCTGTCGGGCCGAACATCGCCGGTTTTCTGGTAGAGCCGGTGCAGGGCGAGGGCGGCATCCGCGTCGCCAGCCAGGCGTTCATGCGCGGCCTGCGCGACCTTGCCGACGAGCACGATCTGATGCTGGTGCTGGACGAGGTGCAGTGCGGCGTCGCGCGTACCGGCACGCTCTACGCGCACGAACAGTTCGGTATCGAGCCCGACGTCATGGCGACCGCGAAGGGGATCGGGGGCGGCTTCCCGCTCGGCGCCTGCCTCGCGACCGAAAAGGCAGCGCGCGGAATGACCTTCGGCACGCACGGCTCCACCTATGGCGGCAACCCGCTGGCGATGGCAGCCGGACAGGCGGTAATGGAGGAAGTGGCGAACGACGCCTTCCTTGCCGCGGTGCGCGAGAAAGGGGAGCGGCTGCGTTCCCGGCTCGAACAGTTCATCGGCAACTATCCCGACCTGTTCGAGGAAGTGCGCGGCCTGGGGTTGATGCTCGGCCTGAAGATGAAGGTCGAACCGCGCCCCTTCATGCAGCATCTGCGCGACGATCATCAGCTGCTGACCGTTGCCGCCGGCGATCACACGCTGCGTCTGCTGCCACCGCTGGTCATCGGCGATGCTGAAATGGACGAGTTCATCGAGAAGCTGTCCGCCGGCGCCGCGGCCTACCGCGTGCCAGAGCCGGCATGA